In one window of Solanum pennellii chromosome 2, SPENNV200 DNA:
- the LOC107010267 gene encoding ras-related protein RHN1 yields the protein MAATAHNNLNAKLVLLGDMGAGKSSLVIRFVKGQFLEFQESTIGAAFFSSTVSVNNSTVKFEIWDTAGQERYHSLAPMYYRGAAAAIIVYDITSTDSFARAKKWVQELQKQGNPNMVMALAGNKADLEDKRKVTAEEAHLYAEENGLFFMETSAKTAVNVNDIFYEIAKRLPRAQPAQNPAGMVLVDRTAEGSRTASCCS from the exons ATGGCGGCAACTGCTCACAATAATCTCAATGCAAAACTC GTGTTGTTGGGGGACATGGGAGCTGGTAAATCAAGCTTGGTTATACGATTCGTCAAGGGACAATTCCTTGAATTCcaa GAATCGACGATCGGAGCGGCTTTCTTTTCCTCTACTGTTTCGGTTAACAATTCTACGGTGAAGTTTGAGATCTGGGATACTGCTGGTCAGGAGAGGTACcatagcttagcgcctatgtaCTACAGGGGTGCTGCAGCTGCTATCATCGTCTATGACATCACCAGCACT GATTCATTTGCACGGGCAAAGAAATGGGTGCAAGAATTGCAGAAGCAAG GTAATCCGAATATGGTAATGGCTCTTGCTGGCAATAAGGCTGATCTAGAAGATAAGAGGAAGGTGACTGCAGAA GAAGCACACTTGTACGCAGAGGAAAATGGCCTATTTTTCATGGAAACCTCTGCCAAAACTGCTGTTAATGTCAACGATATATTTTACGAAATCG CTAAACGATTGCCTAGAGCTCAGCCTGCTCAAAATCCGGCAGGAATGGTACTTGTTGACAGAACAGCAGAAGGATCGCGAACTGCATCATGCTGCAGTTAA